GCCGATAGAAGCGCCAGAGCCGCGTGTGTCTGGCCGATCTCAGCACCTTGAGCGCCTGCCGCGCCTGCGCCTGGATCGTCGGATGATCGTACAGGGCCGCGACGCGCTGAATCACGTGCCGCATAATGCCGTCGAGGTGGCTCCGCGCCGCGAGACTCGCAACCTCGTTCCAGTCCAACCGCGCGTTGAGCAGGATCGCCGCGACGTCGTTCACGTCTTTGACCAGCACATAGCCGTGCGACAGTAGGTGCGCGAACAGGATGATCAGCGCGTAGGACGGCTTCAGCACCAGGAGTTCGACGCCGCGCACCGTGACCGGCAGCGCGTGCTGCCATAGATCCTCGTCCAGGTAGCCGGAGTAGCCGATTGAGTAGTAGGTGTAGTGGACATCGAAGCGCAGCCGGTGGCGCTGCTTCACGTTGAGCAGGTTGATCTGGCCGTAGACTCTGCCCGCCGCATCTTGCTTGAACCATGAGATCTCTTTCTCGTGCTGCGTGTAGCCCTGATCGATCATCCACTCGTAAAAGACATAGGCATCTTCGACCGTGCGAAACATGAAATCGACATCGTTGGTCAGCCGCTCGTACGGCGCGGGATAGAACCGACCGACCGAGTAGCCTTTGATCAGCAGGATCTCGATGCCTAGCTCGCGCCGGGCAGCCACGACGATCTCCAGCATCTCGTCGAACGACGCATCACGGCGGCCAATCCGATCATCGCACATGGCTTTGAGTTGCTCCAGCGCCTCGGCTGCTACGCTGCCCGGCCAGCGCGTACTGGCCTCGATCAGGTTGTGATAGACGATGCTGACCGTCTTCGGATTGTCGAGAAACCGCTGAAGCAGCGCCGGTCGCTGCCGGAACACGTCGACCGCCCGACGCGCCTGCTCCCAATCCCGCTCCGTCAGCAGCAGGCGGCTCAATGTCTCGAAAGTAAAATCTGCTTGTAAACGGTCCATCCGATCGGACACAGGCTTCCTCGTTTCGAGCTCCAAGTTCAACGTTGTTCGTCCTCGGTTCTTGGTTCTTAGTTCTCTCTTTTTGTTCTGTTGTTCTTTGTTCTGCGCCCCCGGCTAGCTCGTCGCCAGCGAGACTATGAGCTTCGCGCCGTCCACCAGCGAAGAGAACGATTGGTGCAGCACGTAGGCGGGTACTCGCTCGACCAGCGCTTCGAGCTGCTCGTTCAGGTAGGCCCGATCGGGAAAGGTGTAGTAGTCGTGCAGGAAAAGGTTGTATTTATCGGGCACCGGCTCCAGATTTTGCCTGAGCAGCTCAAGAGCTTCCGCTTTCGGCAGCGGCTCAAGATACGCGCCTCTGGAGTCGCGCGGTAAAAAGCGCGGAAACACAAAAAAGCGCAGATCGGC
This Herpetosiphonaceae bacterium DNA region includes the following protein-coding sequences:
- a CDS encoding nucleotidyltransferase family protein, translated to MSDRMDRLQADFTFETLSRLLLTERDWEQARRAVDVFRQRPALLQRFLDNPKTVSIVYHNLIEASTRWPGSVAAEALEQLKAMCDDRIGRRDASFDEMLEIVVAARRELGIEILLIKGYSVGRFYPAPYERLTNDVDFMFRTVEDAYVFYEWMIDQGYTQHEKEISWFKQDAAGRVYGQINLLNVKQRHRLRFDVHYTYYSIGYSGYLDEDLWQHALPVTVRGVELLVLKPSYALIILFAHLLSHGYVLVKDVNDVAAILLNARLDWNEVASLAARSHLDGIMRHVIQRVAALYDHPTIQAQARQALKVLRSARHTRLWRFYRRSRYLRAAVNAIYNYQAERSRTGKRWHSLQGAFECLVYYTRSFDLALRPRTRQERLALALISTPKLLAGGVTPRTCVRLYELAAVEGLAEPPRLPVAQHTYGQGRLVYVEDEHVGLILSNRHAYLPTIDYILDPRQIEAGRALVRQLVAAREAIREAV